The Mytilus trossulus isolate FHL-02 chromosome 3, PNRI_Mtr1.1.1.hap1, whole genome shotgun sequence genome contains a region encoding:
- the LOC134710383 gene encoding uncharacterized protein LOC134710383, with protein sequence MKYPRIRQLGLFIDDDGLVRCNGRIHNAPIPENTKFPYIIPANQPLTKLIVIDAHESSLHSGLNATLTYVRQSYWVPTLRQFVKKLLNKCVTFRKVMGKSYNKPDPPPLPKIRVQEASPFTVTGVDYTGALYVKDSERTLKKAYICLFTCASTRAVHLEVVPNLSEHSFIQAFRRFVSRKSLPKILVSDNATTFIAGSAEIKRLCESDIVKNTLSTHGVEWRFIPKRAPWYGGFWERLIALTKTSLKKVLGRSQVNMET encoded by the coding sequence atGAAATATCCAAGAATAAGACAACTAGGACTCTTCATAGATGACGATGGCCTTGTGAGATGCAATGGTAGGATTCACAATGCACCGATTCCAGAGAATACTAAATTTCCATATATTATACCTGCAAATCAACCACTTACCAAACTGATAGTGATAGACGCACACGAAAGTTCACTCCATTCTGGACTAAATGCTACGCTAACTTATGTACGACAATCGTATTGGGTACCGACACTCCGACAATTTGTTAAGAAGTTattaaacaaatgtgtaactttCCGCAAAGTTATGGGAAAATCTTACAACAAACCGGATCCGCCACCCCTACCGAAAATAAGAGTACAGGAAGCTTCGCCATTTACCGTCACAGGAGTCGATTATACAGGTGCTTTATACGTAAAGGACTCAGAAAGAACTTTAAAGAAAgcgtatatatgtttatttacatgcGCATCGACAAGAGCAGTTCACCTAGAAGTAGTTCCAAACTTGAGCGAACATTCATTTATTCAGGCATTTCGGCGCTTTGTTAGCCGTAAATCTTTGCCTAAAATTCTAGTATCTGACAATGCAACTACATTCATTGCAGGATCTGcagaaataaaaagattatGTGAATCGGATATAgtaaaaaatactttatcaaCACACGGTGTCGAGTGGAGATTTATACCGAAACGTGCACCTTGGTATGGTGGATTTTGGGAGCGCTTGATTGCTCTGACGAAGACAAGTTTGAAGAAAGTGCTTGGACGATCCCAAGTAAACATGGAAACATAA